The sequence TTGGGAATAAAGTGCTGTGAACAGATCTGAACTGCTGAATGACAATGACTATGTGCTGCCAAAAGATAATATGTTAATGGATGAAGTGCAATAACAAACTAATCCTTTTATCCTTTCTTATCACAAACAATCCAGGGATTTATAATGCATagattttgtgcttgttttggaataaaaacaagTTGAAAATGAGTCTATACTTTGGATCTATACTGAATTCTGCTCCAGGCATGTTCGCCCAATGCTGCAGAAGCTCTTAATGGGTTCACTGGagttgaaaacaaacatttctcaaaTATTCAGATACAGAAGCCTTGCCATCTAATGAttaaaaagacataaacaacataaacatagTCCAGAACTATAGGTGCTATAATTCAGTGTGGTCAAAGCACAGCATTCACACAGGATTGATATTGCCCATGCTAGAGAAGCAAACAAATCTTTGAAATATGGTTATGAAATTCAGAAAACGCACGTAAAGCTGAAATGTTCTCACTAATGAATCGACTGTTATTactgaacatgaaaacactgtttcTTAAAAAGAAAGAGTTTATACTGTTATTCTGATCAATACAGAAGTTAGCCAGTAAGGTGGCTTGTTGAAAAGAGAGGAGTAACAAATCAGAAATAATGTAATTCTACTTGTCTGTCACGGTGTGCTGTACAAGCCATCATGGCGGGTTTGCAAATATTATACTGGCATTATAAGTTGTTGTCACACAGCACGGCCCCACTTTAAATTCCTGGGCCCAGCCCTTTTTCTAAGTTTACAAGTCATCCTCATATTTCAAAGACGTGCAGATATGAAACACCCAAAATTTAGCTGCAAACAGTTTTTAAACTCCAAATTTGTATATTTGAGATGATTTGTCGCCCTCAGTAGTTCCACCACAAGAATCCAAACAaggatgaaaaacatttttttatcagCAGTTTACACTCAACTGCACCTCTTTGGAAGCTACATTTAAAGAAAGACTGACTACACATGtgagaaagtaaaaataagaaaaataccAAAAGCCAGCAGAGTTTAATCACTGCTTAGTTCATGCAATTTATTTGAACTTCATGGTAAACTTGAAGAAGACATTCAGTAAAGTGCAGCTCTTCATCAGGCGTACAGTAAAGATGAtggcaaagcaaacaaaaatggatTTGTTCAGCTAATGTAATTAATCTGCAGATGCTGCAGTTCAAGATAAGACCAAACctttttattaatgtattttttaccAGAAAGTCCAAAATGTGGTTTGCAACACACTACATAAACTTCATGTTACCCTGGCCAGCTGCCAAAAATGTCTTTCTAtgcctatttatttatttatttatttattttttaattgtgaaTCACAGCAACCATGAGAAGCCCTTGAGCACACAGTCAtgaatgtgcacaaaaaatattAGGCTGATGGGTCCAGTAGTATGAAAGACACGCACACATGACCAAAAGCAGGATCTCCTTCAGGTTTATGTCTGGCagaataataagaaaaagaCCTTGGATGTTTATATCTCTATGAAAAGGCTTAAACCACAGGGATACACCACTCTATCCCACATTTCACTTCAAATACCATCAGCATGTTAATACTGCCTGATCGATATCAGTCCTTCAGAATCCAACAGTCACACAAGTGAACTCTTCAAATCCGGGGTGACTGTTTGTTTAATTGGTGTATTCTATTATAGGTTCTATTATATAGtcgttcaaaaaaaaaaaacattgggaaaaaaatcatattttcatatcaaatattttgttttatgttgtacAATATGAATATATTGTATTCATGAAAATGATgcaaataaaagacaaagttGTTAAAAATGACTGCACTTACACCTCCGAACACCCCAAATCCACACTTATTCAGATTATTCAGGGTAATTTACCATACAAATTCACCTGGGCGTGAAAAACAAGGGCAGCCAAGAACATTGCTAATAGTTATGACTTTTATGTAGATTAAGCAATTAGAAACAGAATCTTATTCAAATTAAACCAATTTTTGATTATTCTCAAGACAGCCTTatctttcttaaaaaaaatcacattattaaCAATGAATTAAGAGtttgaacaaaaagaaaaggattaTACGAATACCAGCAGGTAGTTCTTTGAGTGAAGTTTTGttctcaaaacaaaactgctgtgtGTTCGTGAGATCATCTGAAGAGCTTCATGCAGGAGTGTAGGATCTCAAGGCCGTGTAGTTCTCGAAGTTTGTTCACATGTCTGCAATTAAGAAATAAAGTTTcttgaaagaaaacattcaaacattcagTGCATTCAGTGAGATGGCATTCACTTGAAACTACACCTCCATACACATCCATTATTAAGGATACTACAACACAACAATTACACTCACATTATCACAAAAGTGCTACACAGTCTGGAAGATTGCTTGATCACTTTTCAGTTCAGCATGTGTTCAGGTTTAGAAAAATCACTAATTGTGACCCTAAAATATACCCAAAACGGAGCAATGTTGATAGATTAAATGAActaaaatttaataaaacaatcaCACAACTTAAAAAGTAACTATGACCAGAACCCAAACTTGAGTCCGATACTATGAATTCAAAACTGTCTCTTTGtcactgtctttttctttccctccctctttctagATTGTTGGAGAAGCAATctaaaaatgcattcagtgcaaTAAAGACATGGCTCAGTTTGCTGCTGGCCACCTGCAGGAGAAAAGCCAGACAAACTAAATTTACATACATCTAGGAAAGTAAAAGCATTAGAATACTGACTTTATGATGGAAATACAAAtgtaataaacaaatatttgcataGTTACAGTCAGCCTGAACCAGGAGTCTTAAATGTGCCTCATGTGTGACTAACATCTTTAACCAGAGCCATAATATCATAAGAGCTCATTATCGGGGTGACATTTCATCTTGTCTGTCAATGCTCCTTCAGGCCAGTGCCTAGATGTAATCAACAGCATGTGGCTTATAGAGTGAGGTGAGAGGGCACCTGGGCTCAGATCGACACAGCTTCCCAAGAGCAATGGCTGCATTTTGCTGCACAGCTGTCCTCTTAGCGTCCCCTGCAGCGTGGCGCAGTAGCAGTGGCACAATATCAGTGCCCAGCAGGCTGCTAGCAATTCCTTCTAACTCAAGGCAGTAGGCCAAGCACAAGCAGGCATTTCCTGACACCATCTCATCACAGCTGGAACCGAGCAAATGACGCAAAATAGACAGTTCTGTGCAGAATGATAAATGAACAGCAAATAGGAAGGAAATAGCGTTTTATATTAACAAACACACTTAATGGTATGGAAATCTACTGATATATGCACACTGCACTCACATACACAGCTTGCATACGAGTGTGGAAACatacgcacatacacacatttcatttgcatattaGGTCGAAACCTCAAACATTATTCATGGACTAATGAAAGAGTTTGTAAAAGTAATGCTAACATGTCAATCATTTCTCACTTTTATCAgtcttcagcagctcctcccGTGCCAAGCGACTGGCAGCAGTGCACACTGTCAGAGTCTTAATGGCGTACTTGGTGGCACTCTGCCCTGTTCCCTGGGTAGgcagacacaaaaataacaatgacaTTAAACAAGTATGTTTCGTAACTCTAACAACACTCAGAGGTCACATAATCTATGAAGAACAACAGACCTAAGGTGGAATTAGTAAACGTGAAGAATACATAAAGCTGCACAGTTTTCACCAGCATGTTTCCATTTATTCAAAACATGGTGACAGTGAATGTAAGCCTGAGCCTGGCAGTCTGAAAAAGTATCTGgttttgatttctttatttgtttgtttcatttttgttacaacacagtgtgtgagtgtactcCTTTTCAATGATCGCTTAatgttgtgtgtgaatgctCTAATTAACAGTTAGATATATGGAGCTTCACACCAGCACTTATGtctcacagaaacaaaatagcCAATACACTCAGCTTAGGCATACTAAATTAAGTAATACATACATTGTCTTTCAAGTATTTCACATTACAAATCATGTGAAAGTTGTCTATAATGTCAATATTTTACGATGATGAATCCATTTAAATATTGTTGTGAAACAGAACATCACTCCACAAGTAAGATACAAATACGTGTTGTGTGTATAGTTATGTACCTTCAGCAGCCGGCTTAAGATCCGAACCACATCCCCCTGAATAACATGCTGAAGAGCCTCAGACGACTGAGAGAGGACGGTGCTCAGCACGCCTGTGGCTctctgaaagacaaagaagaatgCCGTCATTAGAAAAAGGTGATTATAGAAGATAGACAAAAGGTAGAAGAAGAGAGATGGAtgggaaaacacaacagataaataaactggatagcagaagaaaaagaaaaaaactgctatGAAAGACAGAGCACGAGCAGAACTactggagagaagagaaagctAAAAGGGAAAGTACTATTcgaaaaaggagaagaagtggaaaagagaaaagtgacgTTTGAAGATCAGTAGGTGTTGTGGATTGTGTTTGCATCAAGTACAGGAAATCCGTTATAAAGATGGTTAGAGAACAgcctgaaaacatgttttagtgTAAGTAAAATCATAGTGACACTTTCAAGGAcaggataataataatgagtcaCACATTATTTGTACATTGAGGGCACTGTTTAGTAATTTGATGacacaaataaagtaatttgaGGATATGAATTACTCAATAAAGCTGACAAAATATGTATACTTACTGTGCAAGCAAAGTAGTAATTTGAGACGATCATCTCTAAGTGAAGGGCTCAAATTAGATTCAAAACTCATTTATCTGATGaccttatttttctttaaccaACGCAGCGCTCAGTTGAGTatcactgctctcatcagccacattcacaacagcagcaggcagtcattttcacaaaatagGCTGCATTGCACATTGCCTCCCCAGTGCCAAATGGAAGAGAAAGTTAGCTAAAGATCCAGATATTATACTTGGGAAATCAGTACTAAGATTGGCCAAATACAGCACTTACACAGCTCCAATGGTGATGACACTTCATTTCTCTTACatttaataaaagtaaattatTTGCTAACATagtagctataacagcttttTAGAGTAATAATACTGTATGTCAGCCTTTGTATCTGTCAGCTTGTTTTGGTGTTTATCTGCCCTCCTAGTGGCACAAAATTGATCAACGCacctttaaaataatgtttaaatattaacCAAATGTTTTACTAGTGTGAGTTTTTCTCTCACGGATAGAGAAAATTGAACACAGTGATAAATGGCATGGACAAACAGTTTCATgtatatacaaaaaaaaccctgcagtGATAATTGGACAGATGGGATTTTGAGGgcgagaaaagaaaaatactgagggaatttaaaaaaaaaaaggatgttgACGCAAGGTGACATGGAAGAAAAAGCACCAGCCAGGCAATGAGTGAGCCCTTAAACAGAGTAAAGAGGCAGACTACTGGACGTTTGGGACTCTGAGGGCACTGCATAGGCAGTGTGAAACTGCTGTAAGGGCCATTAGCACAGACAACAGCACCTGGAGCTGGAGTTTTAATCAACTGTAATGACACATGTACAGCATCCTCTGAACATTGTGGATTCCTAATACCACCTTCTGGGGCACACTGCCAGTGAGCTCACAAGCGGCAGAAAAGGCCCATTACTCAAGACgaatgtcttttattttgatctaGTTACCTGAAAGGATGGGTTTTATGCTCTGTAGAGCGTATGCAAGTttggggaaaacaaacaagaaaaactttTGAGCAAGCATCTTCAGGAACTGTAAAAATCTCTAGGTACTAATGTTTTTCAAAGTCCTCTCATGAATATGAAAACTGGGTGGGAGTTATGATGTGTTAAGCCGCTACATAGAGTATATAATGAGTTTTCTATTTCTAAATCTTTTTTAAACCCAGTACTCTGGTACGGAGCTGAAGTAAGGCTTTGCTCACAGTTACGACGCCTCCATCTTTATCCCTCAGCAGGCCCAGACAGCagtcacacagtgaaacagcatGCTCCTACAAAAGGAGACAGACAAGTGGCTAAACCAATTTTCACATACATTTCACCTCTGATTAGGTGGCTGATAAGGTCACACATCATAGTTCACACAAATGCTCCCCCTGCTTTCCTTATTCATCGTTGGtttaatgtttttacacttACACAGGTGTGAAGTAaattttcagtcaaaatatataatgttttcatgctgcccatccacacacacattctaaaTGACAGTTCAGTTCAACCTTTTCAAATATACAATATCGTTATATTATCAACCAGTGCAGTGCATACtattaaaataacttaaaattaGATTGAAGTTAGGAGTATAAATATCATACATTGCCATCTTACCTGAATGACTGGAGAAGTGATAGTTGAGAGGTTGATAAGCAAACCAAGCATAGAGTAAAGGACTTCTTTGTATTCACATGCACTGCACTGCCTCTGCAATGACAGCCAACACATTCAACACTGAATAGCATACGGTGAGTTTAATGACCAGCTAAACATTCATGTAATATCCAAGACAGACTACTGAATATCTATCATGTctaattcatttgttcatttatacTATACTGAGGTTTGACTGCTGGGGCATCtgaattcaaataaatgaacacatgaCATGTAATTTTCTATGCAAAGAGGCAAGTCTGAAAACAATACTAACAATGGCGAGCACAAAGGCTTTCCAACACTCTGGATCACGAGCAAAACTGTGACAGATGATGTCATCTTGTGTCAGACGGCCAACAGCTGATATCAGTGATGGGAGGACATGCTGATTTGACTTGCTGATATTTCtctgaaaaatgaagcaaacagatgtgcacagacacacacacacataaacattcctatatactgtatattcagtGTATACTATATATTAATATGAACTTTTGTTTCTCCATATCTTACCAGTATTGTTGTAAACGGAAAAATGACAGACTCTGTCAAGGCATTCCTTAACTGAATGCAAAATCTGtaagaaaacagacacaatatGTATATGGTGATGTATGTATGAGAGATAAATGCTTTGATGAGGAAGGACTGAGTAAAGTCAACTTTAATCCTCAGTTTGAGTTCTAAATAGCCCAGCATTATACAAGTAAGTCAAACAGCAAATCCatcagcagaacaaacagaacgACAAGGATCCTGTTCATAGTTCATTTTCGATTTCCAATGGACATTTTCTCCTGGCAAGGACCAAAATGCCTCTGGAAGCAACTAAACAGACCTGTGACTGATGAGAGCAACAGATTGTGTGGTGCTAAATCACACATGCAGGTTGGAGCGATGCTTGGAACATTTTCAAGCGGGAAAAAAATGGAGGCCTGGTCACaaactttttactgttttgcaaacattttaagCAAGGAATAGGCAAAGCAATCACCATTCCCtaatttgacagtttgatctgTTATTTTTAAGCCTGGACAAACATGTAGACTGGATGAAAATGACTTTTCACATCTGGACTGATGACACTGTTCCTCTGTCAGTCATATTAGATTAATAATTGTGATTAACAATTGATTAACAAACCAGAAAGTAAGGAAATCTGGCCAGAAGCATCTGCTAGATCAAATGAAATACATAGTGTAATATAcatcagtgcatgtgtgcaaatgtaTATACAAGCAGCAAAAATATCCATGAAATCCCAACATTGACCAAGCTTAGACTCAACAATGAAGAGAAAACCTTTGTAGGATATAACACATTTTTGGTGAGCTGCAGACATAGAAAAATTGATCTCCCCGTTTCACTGCTTGATACCTCAACttatttcctgctgtgtttgagAGGCTGGGTTGCCCTTTCATGTCTATTTTCATGAGGCATCAGAGAGGGAAACAGGTTGAGAACAGCCTTTGCCTTCAAGTGACATTAACACTGGGAAAGAACATATTGAATTATTAAAGATGCCACACTTTCCATTTCTCAAGAGACCTCTCCTGACAAGACGTGACAACAAATTTTAAAGTACTTAAAGTAATATATATCGATATGATGTTTTGGAAGACAACAAACTGTCTTGTGGGTCATATTCTGAATTCTACAAGGTATTtgaaaaaatgtccacaaataaaaacaatcattgGGGTGTGAGGAAGATAACTGTGGCGTTATTGTTTGGCTGTGTATTActtgttttctgctgcaaaGTTCTCCAAAATGTTGACTGCTGtgttctcctgctgctgctcctgccttGTGATGCACACCATGAGGTTCCTCACTAACCTTTAGAACCAGATTAAGAGTAGAGCGAGAtaagagaaaagcagaagaaaaagaagaggaatacaaagaaaaagagagaattttttttctaaatgacatattttttaatgaatacCACTAAGATATCAGTAAATATTCTGTGACCAGATGATGATGTTGTCTACCTTTGGAGCAATACATTTGATAATAACACCAAAGTGGAGCAACACTAATACCCATTCTTCCTAATTTTACAAAAACCCATAAGAAATGTTATATATATAGGCCACtcagtgtcatttttaaaactaaatCCCAGAGCAATGATATACAGCATTTCTTGAAATCTCATTAAACAGATGTGGTAATTACACTGACAATCACAAACATATGACCCAGGGCTAAGGTTCCTCCACTAATTTCATTAGGAGGAAcactgtgaaatgtaaaatcattACACTACTTACTCTGGTTGGAAGgaggtaaatgaaaaaatgattaGAATTAGTATTATTGTTACTCTGTATAGTTATTTCTCGAGCTATGCTATAGCTCTCACCACTTACATCTCATGACAAAAATAATTCTGTGTCTTACATGTGCACATTCAAGTTGTCGATGGCCAAACGCCTGCCATGTGGCATCTGCGAGTACAGACAAAGTATTGTCAGGCATTCTTTCCGTACTGCAACATGCTCTGATGTTAATAAGTCAACAATGGACTCTCTGCTGACTGGGCATCTCATCAACATCTTCTGGTTTTCatctgaaagcaaaagaaaagcaactcATGTAAAAGGAATGAGTTCACTGAACTGTTATGTTCCCAAGGATCAACAACTGGgtctgtaaacacaacaacaaccaagACTCAAAACAagaagttgatgaggtaaatcattaaacatattgtttttgttctgttttcaatGGAGTATGTCTAAACTGGATTAGAAAACGATCATATTCCATTtgatgttttacacagtgtccaaAGTTGGGGTTGTAAACAGCTTAAGTGTTTCGAGTTAGTGACACATAAGAAGACACACAAAGGCTTTACAAAAGAGAAGACTTGAGTATCACATTGGCAAACTGTGCAGTAATGACACAATGCCATAACAGAGAATTATATTAGTGCTtcagtgatttcattttatcttcTACTCCCTGCTAGTTCAGTGAGAGCAAACTGCTACATGGACAAAGGCTGAAAATTAAGTGTAATTCAATAATCTACATACCATTTCCACTACAAACAACCCTCCATAATTtcagaacagacacacacaactccTGGCTGTGTGGATCCTCCATTTTCTGCATGAGGCAACTGTGGAGAAAATAAACTCAGTGACCTTTTAACTGGCATAAtacaaatcaaactgaaatattACTGTCAAACAATGAAAACGGTATTTATGTGAAAGTTTgccaataaaaatgtatttcaacaCAACAGACGACGGAACCAAAATTAAAACtacaagaacaaaatgtaaCACATGACAAATGCTCAACATATAAGCTATGATCAAACATATAATGATAAAGGTAATAACAGGTAATAATAATATCAGACACAGGTATCAAGAGTGAGATTTCATTTTGGACAGAAAGGTAGACTTCTATcattgtatttcattgtttaGCAAATTTATTTTAGTAAAGCTATGTATATAAAGAAAACTAAGTGCAGTaagcatgaaaacatttgaggtaGGTATGTCATGTAACACAGCCACTTGGCCATCAGTCACATGTTACCTGAGAAGTGATATTTTATTCCACTAAAGCGATTGCAGTTGATGCAAACAATGCACTGGCCTTCTTTGCTATGTGGTTCACACTGGTTTCATTTGGTTTAATCTGAGTCACAGCAGCATCCTTATTGACTATCTTCATCAAGCTCAGACTGCCATTTCTTTGCACTCTCTATTTTCCAGACACTGTGTTCCAACTTGAATAATGACAGTGCTAACAATGGACAACATGGGAAGTATGTGACAAGTTAATAATAACCTTGCAGATATGACATGTAGGACTCATAATTTGTGCCTTGTGCAGAACACCCAGTCTTTCTGGGACAAAACACGGTGCCTTTGCTAATTTCAACACTCATCTCAATCTTCAGTGTGATCATGTTGTCTTCTTTGGGCGATCACACAAACAAccggagagagaaagagagagagagagagagagagagagagagggcgagagaCGGGGAGGGTGAACAATGATCTCTCTAGTTTAGACCATCATTGTCTCTGTATGCCCATGTCTCTGGGTCCATCTATCAAAGCACCACAGAGAGCTGACAGCTACCACTCCCTCTGGTCTCCTTACCTCCTCACCATGTCATTGCTGCTGATGACACTAAAGCCATTGTTCAGTCTGAAAAGGGTCTGGCCTGTACCTGTTAGAGGAGAACAGTAGATAGTGTAAGAGGATAGAAAACTACTGTATATATCAACACCAACTGGCCTCAAGGTTTTGGAGAAACACAacacctctctctttcagtttaGCTTGTATTGTTCACTGGTTTACAGTCAAGGGCACAAAAGGAGAACAAATAAACCATGCTGAGAGAATAAGGTGCAGTGAGAAATAATCTATTTTCCACTAATAATGAGCTGGAGTGTACAGACAAGTAGAGCAGAGCAGTGAGAGGGCTCTTTTAGGGGAGAAAGCTTGCAATGTCAGCCCTGCTGAGATCCTTTCAGTTGCGAGTTATGTAAGTTTTGCCCTTTTCCATTGAATGGCACTGTGAGACAGGCATTATATCATTTGACAGAACACTTTTATTCATCTAAATGAAGAAAAACGAGAGACTGGATAAGAAATGTTTGCCATTCTTCAATGGTCATCCGGTGCAAAAACACAGGGTGTATTACCAGTGGTGaatacaagcaaaaacaaaactttgcaTTACATCATTATTTATAACTGTATGGTTTGCTGAGTGACAACCTTCAAGTTTCACTTCAGCAGTTCAATCAGCTTTGGACTGTGTGGTCAAAGCGTGTTATACAAGGTCTGTAGGACAGCAGTAACAGGACTCAGTCAAGTGAGAACTATCTCACAACAGCTTACTTCTTAgcaaaaatatatcaaaataaatactCCTGAGAGGGCCATTGACCTTGATCAATTGTACTGCTAGGCTATTTTAAAGGCTGCAATTGCTGCCTTTTGGCAGTAGCTAAAAACAGGTGTGGAGTTTGAAAGTCATTTCTTGGgtcaaaaacagtcaaaaacaaaaatattagtAGCTGACAGAAGAGAGCGAACAATTTTAAGGGAGGAACTGTTCCTGTCTTCAATGGCTCTTTTTCATACAGTAGAAGACTAGGTAAATATCagttacattttcaaactgatGTCATCATTATTAAATAGGAGCgagcagtgaaatattttgtcattaacAAGTATCCCAGCACAAGGTCATAATTCTGTTTCATAATTTTTCTAACATTGATGGAAAAATATGAAGGCTGTCATTTTGGCATATTAGTATAATATGGGTGATCTACTATAATATTGAGTAAATCACATACAGTGCTGTCATTTACCACATGTAGACCTGCGGCAGACCCCCCATCCAGCTGAATAGTCtatttcttccaccactgcaagTGAGGTGGAAATGAAATTCACTGACGCTTTGCAAGACAGCAAGTTCTGCGAGATCACGCTCATGCGGGCAGATGAGCAGACTTTTTCCACTTTGTACATCACAGAGGTAACCATATCTAGctataaaaaaaagatcaccCTCTGAGCATTTGCGCGTTATCACTGACCTCAGCACCATACTGCTGACAGCATGTTTAAGAGCTACAGACCTGAGGCATTGGAGCATGTCTGCTGGAGGATTTCAAGCACCCAGTTAATGCAGATCAGGAGTTGAGTTGAGCTGAGCTGAGTTCAGACTAGGCTACAGCAGGTCAGCTGAGTTAATTTCATGCACATGGTTTGTTAATTTTTTCAATTCTAATTATCTAATTATGTAAAATTGCATATTTCATACTTTATTCGAATTTGCCCATTCAGGCACAGTGACCGAGGTGTTTTAGTGTCGTCTGCTCTCACTTATAAATGCATAATCTGTAATCTGTTTGTTCTGTA comes from Scatophagus argus isolate fScaArg1 chromosome 5, fScaArg1.pri, whole genome shotgun sequence and encodes:
- the ttc12 gene encoding tetratricopeptide repeat protein 12 isoform X1, whose translation is MTDKLEDFDSFLQNVDKINEIVKDLNSSDVEVQQKAMEKADCHIAGLDEPCRTKVNKTTVNTNPQLQPSWSLQNGSPDNFMKIMERDAEDRRVRRMARVKKATALKEKGNEAYAREEYETAVRYYSDGLDELRDMQQLYTNRAQAFIKLGRYEEAISDCEWALKCNERCIKAYLHMGKAYLALKKYNECRNCFERIVEIEPWRQKMIKEYLTQVDLEEERESQELHAMQEFDKGDVKATTVPQLLEKLSRPGHMPFYYYGGFEILSEAVTDCTGQTLFRLNNGFSVISSNDMVRSCLMQKMEDPHSQELCVSVLKLWRVVCSGNDENQKMLMRCPVSRESIVDLLTSEHVAVRKECLTILCLYSQMPHGRRLAIDNLNVHMLVRNLMVCITRQEQQQENTAVNILENFAAENKFCIQLRNALTESVIFPFTTILRNISKSNQHVLPSLISAVGRLTQDDIICHSFARDPECWKAFVLAIRQCSACEYKEVLYSMLGLLINLSTITSPVIQEHAVSLCDCCLGLLRDKDGGVVTRATGVLSTVLSQSSEALQHVIQGDVVRILSRLLKGTGQSATKYAIKTLTVCTAASRLAREELLKTDKKLSILRHLLGSSCDEMVSGNACLCLAYCLELEGIASSLLGTDIVPLLLRHAAGDAKRTAVQQNAAIALGKLCRSEPRHVNKLRELHGLEILHSCMKLFR
- the ttc12 gene encoding tetratricopeptide repeat protein 12 isoform X2 → MTDKLEDFDSFLQNVDKINEIVKDLNSSDVEVQQKAMEKADCHIAGLDEPCRTKVNKTTVNTNPQLQPSWSLQNGSPDNFMKIMERDAEDRRVRRMARVKKATALKEKGNEAYAREEYETAVRYYSDGLDELRDMQQLYTNRAQAFIKLGRYEEAISDCEWALKCNERCIKAYLHMGKAYLALKKYNECRNCFERIVEIEPWRQKMIKEYLTQVDLEEERESQELHAMQEFDKGDVKATTVPQLLEKLSRPGHMPFYYYGGFEILSEAVTDCTGQTLFRLNNGFSVISSNDMVRSCLMQKMEDPHSQELCVSVLKLWRVVCSGNDENQKMLMRCPVSRESIVDLLTSEHVAVRKECLTILCLYSQMPHGRRLAIDNLNVHMLVRNLMVCITRQEQQQENTAVNILENFAAENKFCIQLRNALTESVIFPFTTILRNISKSNQHVLPSLISAVGRLTQDDIICHSFARDPECWKAFVLAIRQCSACEYKEVLYSMLGLLINLSTITSPVIQEHAVSLCDCCLGLLRDKDGGVVTRATGVLSTVLSQSSEALQHVIQGDVVRILSRLLKGTGQSATKYAIKTLTVCTAASRLAREELLKTDKTVMRWCQEMPACAWPTALS